The following coding sequences are from one Bradyrhizobium sp. 200 window:
- a CDS encoding type II secretion system F family protein codes for MSMQTLALAFLAATAIGGLAWVFIYPSLSGERKAESRRASIARSDAPARQVEKSQRSRREQVEGSLKELDARRKKEKSVPLAMRLAQAGLGSWTTQKFWIMSGILAAVGFVVAFVVGGSLLGAAVMAFGAGLGLPRWLLGFLKKRREKAFLRALPDAVDVIVRGIKAGLPLFESIKVVAADAPEPLKSEFNAIIETQTIGMPLGEACGRLYERMPLPEANFFGIVIAIQQKSGGNLSEALGNLSKVLRDRKKMAEKIQAMSTEAKASAGIIGSLPPIVMLMVWISTPDYISLLWTHQLGQFMLVCCVGWMTIGILVMKKMINFDF; via the coding sequence ATGAGCATGCAGACGCTTGCACTGGCGTTTCTCGCCGCCACCGCCATCGGCGGCCTGGCATGGGTGTTCATCTATCCATCGCTGTCGGGCGAGCGGAAGGCCGAGTCCCGCCGCGCCTCGATCGCACGTTCCGACGCTCCGGCGCGCCAGGTCGAGAAAAGCCAGCGTTCGCGCCGTGAGCAGGTCGAGGGATCCCTGAAGGAACTCGACGCCCGGCGCAAGAAGGAGAAGTCCGTTCCCCTGGCGATGCGCCTCGCCCAGGCCGGTTTGGGATCCTGGACGACGCAGAAATTCTGGATCATGTCCGGCATTCTCGCCGCGGTAGGGTTCGTAGTCGCATTCGTCGTCGGCGGCAGCCTGCTGGGCGCCGCCGTGATGGCTTTCGGCGCGGGCCTCGGCCTGCCGCGCTGGCTGCTGGGCTTTCTGAAGAAGCGCCGCGAGAAGGCGTTTCTGCGCGCGCTGCCCGACGCCGTTGACGTCATCGTGCGCGGCATCAAGGCCGGTCTTCCGCTGTTCGAATCGATCAAGGTGGTGGCAGCCGATGCGCCGGAGCCGCTCAAGAGCGAGTTCAACGCCATCATCGAAACCCAGACCATCGGCATGCCGCTCGGCGAGGCCTGCGGGCGGCTGTACGAGCGGATGCCGTTGCCGGAGGCGAACTTCTTCGGCATCGTGATCGCAATCCAGCAGAAGTCCGGCGGCAACCTGTCGGAAGCGCTCGGCAACCTCTCCAAGGTGCTGCGCGACCGGAAGAAGATGGCGGAGAAGATTCAGGCGATGTCGACGGAAGCCAAGGCCTCCGCGGGTATCATCGGCTCGCTGCCGCCGATCGTGATGCTGATGGTCTGGATTTCGACGCCCGACTACATCTCGCTGCTGTGGACCCATCAGCTCGGCCAGTTCATGCTGGTATGCTGCGTCGGCTGGATGACCATCGGCATCCTGGTGATGAAGAAAATGATCAATTTCGACTTCTGA
- a CDS encoding type II secretion system F family protein: MIDFLISKMHDARFMTMLLAAIAASATAYTLIMPLFAGEGLAKRMKAVASERERLRQRERERLNKSEKVSLRQTPKQLVSKVVEDFNLTKWLAQEAARDKLVMAGYRGHAPYVTFLFARAVTPIVLFFGAALYVFVITQMDKSLTIKLGICVAAAYLGLQAPMLFLKNAISKRQLSIRRAFPDALDLLLICIESGMSVEVAFRKVATEIASQSMALSEEFALTTAELSYLQDRKVAYENLAKRTGLEGVKSVCLALMQSERYGTPLGQSLRVMAQENRDMRMNEAEKKAAALPPKLTVPMILFFLPCLFIVILGPTYIKIQMMP, translated from the coding sequence ATGATTGATTTTCTCATCTCCAAGATGCACGACGCGCGGTTCATGACCATGCTGCTTGCCGCCATCGCGGCGAGCGCGACCGCCTACACGCTGATCATGCCGCTGTTCGCCGGCGAAGGCCTTGCCAAGCGCATGAAGGCGGTCGCCAGCGAGCGCGAGCGGCTCCGCCAGCGCGAGCGCGAGCGCCTCAACAAATCGGAGAAGGTATCGCTGCGGCAAACCCCGAAGCAGCTCGTCTCCAAGGTGGTGGAAGACTTCAACCTGACCAAATGGCTGGCGCAGGAAGCCGCGCGCGACAAGCTGGTAATGGCCGGCTATCGCGGCCACGCGCCCTATGTCACGTTCCTGTTTGCCCGCGCGGTGACGCCGATCGTGCTGTTTTTCGGCGCGGCGCTCTACGTGTTCGTGATCACGCAGATGGACAAGTCGCTGACGATCAAGCTCGGCATTTGCGTCGCAGCCGCCTATCTCGGACTGCAGGCGCCGATGCTGTTCCTGAAGAACGCCATCAGCAAGCGCCAGCTCTCGATCCGGCGCGCCTTTCCCGACGCGCTCGACCTCCTGCTGATCTGCATCGAGTCCGGCATGTCGGTGGAAGTCGCCTTCCGCAAGGTCGCCACCGAGATCGCGTCGCAATCGATGGCGCTGTCGGAGGAGTTCGCGCTGACCACGGCGGAACTGTCCTACCTGCAGGACCGCAAGGTGGCCTATGAGAACCTCGCCAAGCGCACCGGCCTCGAGGGCGTGAAATCGGTCTGCCTCGCGCTGATGCAGTCGGAACGCTACGGCACCCCGCTCGGCCAGAGCCTGCGCGTGATGGCGCAGGAAAACCGCGACATGCGGATGAACGAGGCCGAGAAGAAGGCAGCCGCGCTGCCGCCGAAACTGACCGTGCCGATGATCCTGTTCTTCCTGCCGTGCCTGTTCATCGTCATTCTCGGACCGACCTACATCAAGATCCAGATGATGCCGTGA